A single region of the Halictus rubicundus isolate RS-2024b unplaced genomic scaffold, iyHalRubi1_principal scaffold0047, whole genome shotgun sequence genome encodes:
- the LOC143363445 gene encoding NADH-ubiquinone oxidoreductase chain 5-like: LPAAITAPTPISSLVHSSTLVTAGIYLIIRYNKFILIEVKRYIIIISSLTMFMAGLIANYEYNLKKVIALSTLRQLGFIIRILGLGIVNLGFYHLLIHAFFKSLIFICVGGYIHTSLGRQDLRKFKGVIRITPLKSVVFIFSFMNLSGFPFISGFYSKDLILEFIIVRRLNKLIIYILMISTVLTINYRVRIIKLFFEIYLGIYRYQYVGDGKFIIFCKFFIILLVIFFGYFYLRLINYFICIITENDKLVLIIIYILR, from the coding sequence TTACCTGCTGCTATAACTGCCCCTACTCCTATTTCTTCTTTAGTACATTCTTCTACTTTGGTTACTGCtggtatttatttaataattcggtataataaatttattttaattgaagtgaaaagatatattattattatttctagttTAACAATGTTTATGGCTGGGTTAATAGCAaattatgaatataatttaaaaaaagtaattgctCTTTCAACTTTAAGACAATTAGGGTTTATAATAAGAATTTTAGGGCTAGGTATAGTAAATTTAGgattttatcatttattaattcatgctttttttaaatctttaatatttatatgtgtTGGGGGGTATATTCATACATCTTTAGGAAGGCAAGATTTACGTAAATTTAAAGGTGTAATAAGAATAACTCCTTTAAAGAgtgttgtatttattttttcttttatgaatttaagtGGTTTCCCATTTATTTCTGGATTTTATTCAAAAgatttaattttagaatttataatagtaagaagattaaataaattaataatttatattttaatgatttcaacagttttaacaattaattatagagttcgaattataaaattattttttgaaatatatttagGGATTTATAGATATCAATATGTAGGAGATgggaaatttataattttttgtaaattttttataatattattagtaattttttttggatatttttatttaagattaattaattattttatttgtataattacagaaaatgataaattagttttaataataatatatattcttAGATGA